One Panulirus ornatus isolate Po-2019 chromosome 16, ASM3632096v1, whole genome shotgun sequence genomic window carries:
- the LOC139754191 gene encoding uncharacterized protein produces the protein MCVHTTQYTSQGYSPHFWSTSEVVMNFIVGYNIVISQDCIIESKEMAHSICNKTLLKNSLVKRDMLTDKDENSSKCSDYQKSFIQHCNLDRSSKVYTGSQQFECSQCRYSFTSRSDLLRHTVIHTIEKPYECSKCQKNFSQKCNLVKHMTTHTGEKPYECSQCQKAFSQRSDLLRHTTVHTGEKPYKCLHCQRTFSLRSYLAKHMTVHTGEKPYECSHCQKTFSRKAYLVQHIKLHKEEELFTAVHPGQSCFNKASQKHHTSCPHRCQCHQTSKDHFMFHSVIKKSSGPDGLKQESGNSAESIISTLDLQPGPTRIVPELSMKVEMEDIDIVKEEF, from the coding sequence ATGTGTGTACATACCACACAGTACACCAGCCAGGGTTATTCACCCCACTTCTGGTCCACATCTGAGGTTGTCATGAACTTCATTGTGGGCTACAATATTGTTATTTCACAAGATTGCATTATTGAAAGCAAAGAAATGGCACATTCTATATGCAATAAAACACTTCTAAAGAATTCCCTCGTGAAGAGAGATATGCTAACAGACAAAGATGAGAATTCGTCCAAGTGTTCAGATTACCAGAAAAGCTTCATCCAACATTGTAACCTTGACAGGTCCAGTAAGGTATATACAGGAAGTCAACAATTTGAGTGTTCACAGTGCCGATACTCTTTCACCAGTAGGAGTGATTTATTGCGGCACACAGTCATTCACACAatagagaaaccatatgaatgttcaaaGTGCCAAAAGAACTTCTCACAGAAGTGTAATTTAGTGAAGCACATGACAAcgcatacaggagagaagccatatgaatgttcacaatgccaGAAGGCTTTTTCACAGAGGAGTGATTTATTAAGGCACACAACTGTTCATACgggagagaagccatataaatGTCTACACTGCCAAAGGACCTTCTCCCTGAGAAGTTATTTAGCAAAgcatatgactgttcatacaggagagaagccatatgagtgttcacattgTCAAAAGACCTTCTCACGGAAGGCTTATTTAGTGCAGCACATAAAACTTCATAAAGAAGAGGAGCTGTTCACTGCAGTCCACCCAGGTCAGTCCTGCTTCAACAAGGCTAGTCAAAAACACCACACATCCTGCCCCCACAGATGTCAGTGCCATCAAACATCTAAGGATCATTTTATGTTTCACTCAGTAATAAAGAAGTCTAGTGGCCCAGATGGATTAAAACAGGAGTCTGGTAATAGTGCAGAATCTATCATAAGTACACTAGACCTTCAGCCAGGACCCACCAGAATTGTTCCTGAGTTGTCCATGAAGGTTGAGATGGAGGATATCGACATTGTTAAGGAAGAGTTCTGA